A stretch of Chelativorans sp. AA-79 DNA encodes these proteins:
- a CDS encoding autoinducer binding domain-containing protein: protein MNANLLNLIDRLSLPLDERAARRSLRDFAEDTGFDFFAYLYLRGPESFAVSNYPRAWQELYVERDFIRVDPVVTKAKHGPPLFSWSADEARRNGRRDVIRFFVEADRFGIRSGISISIPVGFRDRMVFTLASGRPVSKLSEDIDPVTAAVSVAYVHSRLGAASGDASLASAIRLSPREAECLRWFAEGMSMADIALMLDISYRSVRSYIDEATNKLGAANSRQAGTIATRIGLI from the coding sequence TTGAACGCCAATCTGCTCAATCTCATCGACAGGCTTTCGCTGCCGCTCGACGAGCGTGCGGCCCGTCGGTCTTTGCGGGATTTCGCGGAAGATACGGGCTTCGACTTCTTCGCCTACCTCTATCTTCGCGGTCCCGAGAGTTTTGCGGTCTCGAACTACCCGCGCGCGTGGCAGGAACTCTATGTCGAACGTGACTTCATTCGGGTCGACCCGGTCGTGACCAAGGCAAAGCACGGACCTCCGCTGTTTTCGTGGTCGGCCGATGAGGCGAGGCGCAACGGACGGCGGGATGTGATCAGGTTCTTCGTTGAGGCAGACCGCTTCGGCATCAGGTCCGGAATCTCTATATCGATTCCCGTGGGGTTCCGGGACCGCATGGTGTTCACGCTTGCGAGCGGGAGGCCCGTGTCGAAGCTGAGCGAGGACATCGATCCGGTCACCGCGGCGGTCTCGGTCGCTTACGTGCACTCGCGGTTGGGAGCGGCGAGCGGCGACGCTTCGCTGGCGTCCGCCATCCGGCTATCGCCGCGCGAGGCGGAATGCCTGCGGTGGTTCGCAGAGGGAATGTCGATGGCCGACATCGCGCTCATGCTGGACATCTCGTATCGGTCGGTGCGGTCCTATATCGACGAGGCGACAAACAAGCTCGGGGCCGCAAACAGCCGGCAGGCAGGCACGATTGCCACACGAATTGGACTGATCTAA
- the trbI gene encoding IncP-type conjugal transfer protein TrbI, which yields MTESLRLGGSDLAGGPRIRRLNRLPIVVAIVLVVLFLAAIFYGLSSRGLRLGDDDAAFTPGSRPASTHADQLKEGVPDGIIGEPAQPQPQPIPVEPAEPEENPFMPKPPDASTAKQQQTALEPEEIWRARLEREQEEQLMRELHRQRMARYQANDAAFDSPIAVSLGDLSADTNDGTTSGPGNPQSSTTRPQSALDLYAAAMEAGVGGAADANGQAAKERFFNQDIRDLGYLPNPVIGQISPYELKRGSVIPATLITGINSDLPGRITAQVSQNVYDSATGRHLLIPQGSKLFGRYDSEVTFGQDGVLVIWTDLIFPNGSTLQIGGMAGTDSAGYGGFRDQVDNHYLRTFGSAILVALIGAGTEMMLPQDRNSFGTANSAEDAARRSFAETFGQISEQTVSRNLNVQPTLEIRPGYRFNVLVDQDIVFPGSYR from the coding sequence ATGACCGAGAGTCTCAGGCTCGGCGGCTCCGATCTCGCTGGCGGGCCGAGAATCCGGCGCCTCAATCGCCTGCCGATCGTCGTCGCGATCGTGCTGGTGGTGCTTTTCCTTGCCGCGATTTTCTATGGCCTGTCCTCGCGCGGTCTCCGCCTGGGCGATGATGATGCAGCGTTCACACCTGGGTCCCGCCCGGCCTCGACCCATGCGGACCAGCTCAAGGAGGGTGTCCCGGACGGCATCATCGGCGAACCGGCGCAACCGCAGCCGCAACCGATCCCGGTCGAGCCTGCGGAGCCAGAGGAAAACCCGTTCATGCCGAAGCCACCGGATGCGTCCACGGCTAAACAGCAACAGACGGCGCTGGAGCCCGAAGAGATATGGCGCGCGCGCCTCGAGCGAGAGCAAGAAGAACAGCTCATGCGCGAGCTGCATCGTCAGCGCATGGCGCGCTATCAAGCGAATGACGCGGCGTTCGATTCCCCGATCGCCGTTTCGCTGGGCGACCTTTCGGCAGACACTAACGACGGCACAACCTCGGGGCCTGGCAATCCGCAGTCGTCGACAACCCGGCCACAGAGCGCGCTCGACCTCTACGCCGCGGCCATGGAGGCGGGCGTTGGTGGCGCCGCGGACGCGAACGGGCAGGCGGCCAAGGAGCGTTTCTTCAATCAGGACATCCGGGATCTGGGATACCTTCCCAATCCGGTCATCGGGCAGATCTCGCCCTATGAGCTCAAGCGCGGGTCGGTCATCCCGGCAACGCTCATCACGGGTATCAACTCGGACCTTCCCGGGCGGATCACGGCTCAGGTCTCGCAGAATGTCTATGACAGCGCGACGGGCCGGCACCTTCTCATCCCGCAGGGATCGAAACTCTTCGGCCGCTACGATTCCGAGGTCACATTCGGGCAGGACGGCGTGCTCGTCATCTGGACCGACCTCATCTTTCCGAACGGATCGACGCTGCAGATCGGCGGGATGGCGGGGACCGATTCAGCTGGCTATGGCGGATTCCGAGACCAGGTGGACAACCACTATTTGCGCACGTTCGGCTCGGCGATCCTCGTCGCTCTTATCGGCGCCGGGACCGAAATGATGCTGCCGCAGGATCGCAACAGCTTCGGCACGGCCAACAGTGCCGAGGACGCCGCCAGGCGCTCCTTCGCCGAAACCTTCGGGCAGATCTCCGAGCAGACGGTCTCGCGCAATCTCAACGTCCAGCCGACACTGGAGATCCGCCCGGGTTACCGGTTCAACGTCCTGGTCGACCAGGACATCGTCTTCCCCGGGTCCTATCGGTAG
- the trbH gene encoding conjugal transfer protein TrbH gives MHRSIFQPRLVVFVLCAALLAGCQTLGGAGLVTSSATAQLTPEAASAIAGDMIGRFAEQVGPGTTTIQLEPDGSLFGEALESSLREWGYAVATDQATEGATTVALAYVVDTFEGSILVRLSTRALDLTRMYQMGGEGATPISPLSMMQRDGREPS, from the coding sequence ATGCACCGCTCGATTTTCCAACCTCGCCTGGTGGTTTTCGTGCTGTGCGCCGCACTGCTGGCCGGGTGCCAGACACTGGGCGGTGCGGGTCTGGTCACAAGTTCGGCAACCGCGCAGCTCACCCCGGAGGCGGCGTCCGCGATCGCCGGGGATATGATCGGGCGGTTTGCCGAGCAGGTCGGTCCAGGCACGACGACGATCCAGCTTGAGCCGGACGGCTCCCTATTCGGCGAGGCGCTGGAGTCTTCGCTCAGGGAATGGGGCTATGCCGTCGCCACGGACCAGGCGACGGAGGGGGCGACTACCGTTGCCCTCGCCTATGTCGTGGACACGTTCGAGGGCAGCATCCTGGTCCGGTTGTCGACCCGCGCGCTCGACCTCACACGCATGTACCAGATGGGCGGGGAGGGGGCGACGCCGATCTCGCCGCTGTCGATGATGCAGCGCGATGGAAGGGAGCCGTCATGA
- the trbG gene encoding P-type conjugative transfer protein TrbG: protein MAQPLSVNEQRGTSISGQWQQGQGVVTRGPDGKVIFLFGQVQPSVVCSPLQVCDIELQPGEIVRDVLLGDTVRWKVEPATSGAPGSQAVHLIVKPSETGLVTSMVVTTSRRTYHIQLKSHHSNYMARVGFDYPEDVNARFAEIAARMEASIVPGAGVPAEQLNFSFRVSGTARWRPTRIYSDGQKTYIQFPSSLSGQDAPVLFVVSGGENRIVNYRMNGTMMVVDYYIDRAILVSGVGRSQEKITIRRGG, encoded by the coding sequence ATGGCGCAGCCCCTGAGCGTCAACGAACAGCGCGGCACGAGCATCTCTGGCCAGTGGCAGCAAGGGCAGGGGGTCGTGACGCGCGGCCCCGACGGAAAGGTCATCTTCCTCTTCGGCCAAGTTCAGCCTTCGGTGGTCTGCTCGCCGCTCCAGGTGTGCGACATCGAGCTCCAGCCGGGCGAGATCGTGCGCGACGTGCTGCTTGGCGATACTGTGCGTTGGAAGGTCGAGCCGGCGACGTCCGGAGCGCCGGGCAGCCAGGCGGTGCATCTGATCGTCAAGCCGTCGGAAACCGGCCTCGTCACCTCGATGGTGGTGACAACCTCGCGGCGCACCTATCACATCCAGCTCAAGTCCCATCACTCAAACTACATGGCGCGGGTCGGGTTCGACTATCCCGAGGACGTCAATGCGCGCTTCGCCGAGATTGCCGCGCGCATGGAGGCGAGCATCGTGCCTGGCGCCGGCGTGCCGGCCGAGCAGCTCAATTTCTCATTCCGTGTGAGCGGAACGGCGAGGTGGCGGCCGACCCGCATCTACAGCGACGGCCAGAAAACCTACATCCAGTTCCCCTCGTCGCTGTCGGGCCAGGATGCGCCGGTGCTGTTCGTGGTTTCCGGCGGCGAGAACCGGATCGTCAACTACCGCATGAACGGCACCATGATGGTGGTCGACTATTACATCGACAGGGCGATCCTCGTCTCGGGCGTCGGACGCTCTCAGGAGAAAATCACGATCAGGCGGGGAGGGTAG
- a CDS encoding conjugal transfer protein TrbF, producing the protein MAAKSPPENPYLAARQEWNERYGSYVKAAASWRIVGVTGMLMAVIGFSYALYQSTQVQLVPYIVEVDRLGTAASAGFPQQIEYADPRVVRATLGSFVSNFRSVTPDAVVQKQYIDRTYAHLRTSDPATEKVNAWFRGNSPFDRARTMTVAIEVTNIVPLSNQSYQVDWTEYERDRQGREQDVKRFRGVATVTLTPPQDEAVIRLNPIGLYLRDFDWTAQL; encoded by the coding sequence ATGGCCGCAAAGAGCCCACCGGAAAATCCCTACCTTGCCGCACGCCAGGAATGGAACGAGCGCTACGGCTCGTATGTGAAAGCGGCCGCGTCCTGGCGCATCGTCGGCGTGACCGGGATGCTGATGGCGGTGATCGGCTTCTCCTATGCGCTGTATCAGAGCACACAGGTGCAGCTGGTGCCCTATATCGTGGAAGTCGATCGGCTCGGCACGGCGGCGAGCGCCGGCTTCCCGCAGCAAATCGAATATGCCGACCCGCGCGTGGTGCGTGCGACGCTCGGCAGCTTCGTCAGCAATTTCCGGTCGGTCACGCCCGATGCCGTGGTGCAGAAGCAATATATCGACCGCACCTATGCGCATTTGCGGACCTCCGATCCGGCGACCGAGAAGGTCAACGCCTGGTTCCGGGGCAACTCCCCGTTCGACCGCGCCCGCACCATGACGGTTGCTATCGAGGTCACCAACATCGTGCCGCTCTCCAACCAGAGCTACCAGGTCGACTGGACGGAATATGAGCGCGACCGGCAGGGCAGGGAACAGGACGTAAAGCGGTTTCGCGGCGTGGCCACCGTCACGCTCACCCCGCCCCAGGACGAGGCGGTCATTCGCCTCAACCCGATCGGCCTTTACCTCAGAGATTTCGACTGGACGGCGCAGTTGTGA
- the trbL gene encoding P-type conjugative transfer protein TrbL: MRPPGTRLALVASLGALLLVQPALAQDGSLLTTLENEVADAAQGWETTVMQAARSLFWILAGIEVGIAAVWLALGAASLDSWFAELVRRIMFIGLFVFILEQGPDFARAMVDSLFQIGAGGGSASPANVFNAGLQVASQMSEKAQFGLFEDNALAIAAVFAMVIVVIAFSLVAAIFVAVMAEMYVGLLAGMIMLGLGGSSFTKDFAVRYLVYAFSVGMKLMALVMIARIGSEVLINLANSPSGADEFLSTLAIGGISVVVFVIAMYVPNIVQGVVQGVSVTGGMETIRHGGQAATMAAGGAALAWGGARAGASAYSDARAAGSSFGAAALKGMTSGASAAGSALASAGRDKAIGVPGTWGASTLGLANSKLDQSQGRPITRKSADDKA, translated from the coding sequence ATGAGGCCCCCGGGAACTAGACTCGCCCTGGTCGCAAGCCTCGGCGCCCTGCTTCTTGTCCAGCCCGCCCTTGCACAGGATGGCTCGCTCCTCACGACGCTGGAAAATGAGGTCGCGGATGCCGCGCAGGGCTGGGAGACGACCGTTATGCAGGCGGCGCGCTCGCTGTTCTGGATCCTTGCCGGCATCGAGGTCGGTATTGCGGCGGTCTGGCTAGCGCTCGGCGCGGCATCGCTCGACTCATGGTTCGCCGAGCTGGTGCGGCGCATCATGTTCATCGGCCTGTTCGTCTTCATCCTTGAGCAGGGACCGGACTTCGCACGGGCAATGGTCGACAGCCTGTTCCAGATCGGCGCAGGGGGCGGATCGGCCTCACCGGCGAACGTCTTCAATGCCGGCCTGCAGGTCGCCAGCCAGATGTCGGAGAAAGCGCAGTTCGGGCTGTTCGAGGACAATGCGCTGGCGATCGCGGCGGTGTTCGCCATGGTGATCGTCGTCATTGCCTTCAGCCTGGTGGCCGCGATCTTCGTGGCCGTGATGGCTGAGATGTATGTCGGGCTGCTCGCCGGGATGATCATGCTGGGTCTCGGCGGCTCGAGCTTCACCAAGGACTTCGCCGTCCGGTATCTCGTCTATGCGTTCTCGGTCGGCATGAAGCTGATGGCGCTGGTGATGATCGCGCGCATCGGTTCTGAAGTCCTCATCAATCTCGCCAACTCCCCCTCGGGCGCCGACGAGTTTCTCTCCACGCTGGCGATCGGCGGCATTTCCGTCGTGGTGTTCGTCATCGCCATGTACGTACCCAACATCGTCCAGGGTGTCGTGCAGGGGGTATCGGTGACCGGCGGCATGGAGACGATCCGCCACGGCGGCCAGGCCGCGACCATGGCCGCCGGCGGCGCCGCGCTGGCCTGGGGCGGGGCGCGGGCAGGGGCCTCGGCCTATTCCGACGCGCGGGCGGCCGGCAGCTCGTTCGGCGCGGCCGCACTCAAGGGCATGACCAGCGGCGCGAGCGCTGCCGGCTCGGCGCTCGCCTCGGCCGGGCGGGACAAGGCGATCGGCGTTCCCGGCACCTGGGGCGCATCGACGCTCGGCCTCGCCAATTCCAAGCTCGACCAGAGCCAGGGCCGCCCCATCACCAGAAAATCAGCAGACGATAAGGCGTGA
- the trbJ gene encoding P-type conjugative transfer protein TrbJ encodes MSACLVLPGPAHAGAVTGNATEWTQLLNNAELVGLTGQSAEQIQNQITQITQLSEQIQNQLRIYENMLQNTLQLPDHVWGQVESDLMALQKLVNQGEGIAFAMGNIDDVLKQRFESFAEFETGLANGEDFSSSYQSWSDTNRETISATLRAAGLTADQFASEEATMSQLRSMSQSSVGQMQALQVGHQIAAQQVAQTQKLRGLVSQQITMMATWHQSEQAAKDLAQTRREDFFNSNAPSTSGGQVMEPRW; translated from the coding sequence ATGAGCGCGTGCCTGGTTCTCCCGGGGCCGGCCCATGCCGGGGCCGTAACCGGGAACGCAACCGAATGGACGCAGCTCCTCAACAACGCCGAGCTGGTGGGACTCACGGGTCAGTCAGCCGAGCAGATCCAGAACCAGATCACGCAGATCACGCAACTTTCTGAGCAAATCCAGAATCAGCTCCGCATCTACGAGAACATGCTGCAGAACACGCTGCAGCTTCCCGATCACGTCTGGGGCCAGGTCGAAAGCGACCTCATGGCGCTCCAGAAGCTCGTCAACCAGGGCGAAGGCATCGCCTTCGCGATGGGCAATATCGACGACGTTCTCAAGCAGCGCTTCGAGAGCTTCGCCGAGTTCGAGACAGGGCTCGCGAACGGCGAGGATTTCTCCTCGAGCTACCAGTCGTGGTCGGACACCAACCGCGAGACGATTTCCGCCACGCTGCGGGCGGCCGGACTGACGGCCGACCAGTTCGCCAGCGAAGAGGCGACGATGAGCCAGCTTCGCTCAATGTCGCAGAGCTCCGTCGGACAGATGCAGGCGCTTCAGGTCGGCCATCAGATTGCCGCGCAACAGGTGGCGCAGACGCAGAAACTGCGCGGCCTCGTCTCCCAGCAGATCACGATGATGGCGACCTGGCATCAATCCGAGCAGGCCGCAAAGGATCTCGCGCAGACACGCCGCGAGGACTTTTTCAACTCGAACGCGCCGTCGACATCGGGCGGCCAGGTCATGGAGCCGCGCTGGTGA
- a CDS encoding conjugal transfer protein TrbE, protein MVALRQFRNTRPSFSDLLPYAGLVDDGVILLKDGSVMAGWYFAGPDSESSTNLERNEVSRQINTILSRLGSGWMIQVEAVRIPTVAYPAREDCHFPDSVTRAIDNERRAHFEAESGHFESQHAIILTYRPPERRRSGLARYVYSDSESRAETYADVVLDTFRTSIREFEQYLANVLSIRRMVTRTVAEPETGREIRYDELFQFIRFCIVGESHPVRLPAIPMYLDWLATAEFHHGLSPVVDGRYLAVVAIDGFPAESWPGILNSLDLMPLTYRWSSRFIFLDDQEARAKLERTRKKWQQKVRPFFDQLFQTQSRAIDQDAMTMVAEAEDAIAEASSQLVAFGYYTPVIILFDTDDARLRDQAEAVRRLVQAEGFGARIETLNATEAYLGSLPGITYANVREPLVNTRNLADLIPLNTVWSGSTTAPCPFYPTGSPPLMQVASGSTPFRLNLHVDDVGHTLVFGPTGSGKSTLLALIAAQFRRYENAQIFAFDKGRSLRPLTIAAEGDHYEVGAGEGTSLSFCPLAELSTEGDRAWASEWIETLIAMQGVAITPDHRNAISRQVGLMASARGRSLSDFVSGVQMREIKDALQNYTVDGPMGQLLDAEEDGLALGAFQTFEIEELMNMGERNLVPVLLYLFRRIEKRLTGAPSLIVLDEAWLMLGHPTFRDKIREWLKVLRKANCAVLLATQSISDAERSGIIDVLKESCPTKICLPNGAAREPGTREFYERIGFNERQIEIVATATPKREYYVASPEGRRLFDMSLGPIALAFAGASGKEDLKRIDQLHKDHGPDWPAAWLMERGIGNAEAILTRD, encoded by the coding sequence TCCGCAACACCCGGCCATCCTTCTCCGACCTTCTGCCCTATGCGGGCCTGGTCGACGACGGCGTGATCCTGCTCAAGGATGGGTCGGTCATGGCCGGCTGGTATTTCGCTGGTCCGGACTCGGAGAGCTCGACCAATCTCGAGCGCAATGAGGTGTCGCGGCAGATCAACACGATCCTGTCCCGGCTCGGATCGGGCTGGATGATCCAGGTCGAGGCCGTGCGCATCCCCACGGTCGCTTATCCCGCCCGCGAGGACTGCCATTTCCCCGATTCCGTGACGCGCGCGATCGACAACGAACGCCGAGCGCATTTCGAGGCCGAGAGTGGGCATTTTGAGAGCCAACACGCGATCATTCTCACCTACCGGCCGCCCGAACGACGGAGGTCGGGGCTCGCGCGCTATGTCTATTCCGACAGTGAGAGCCGCGCGGAGACCTATGCCGATGTGGTCCTGGACACCTTCCGCACGTCGATCCGCGAGTTCGAGCAGTACCTGGCCAACGTGCTGTCGATCCGTCGCATGGTGACGCGCACGGTCGCCGAGCCTGAGACCGGCCGCGAGATCCGGTATGACGAACTCTTCCAGTTCATCCGGTTCTGCATCGTGGGCGAGAGCCATCCGGTGCGCCTGCCGGCGATCCCGATGTATCTCGACTGGCTGGCTACGGCCGAGTTCCACCACGGCCTCTCGCCGGTGGTCGACGGACGGTATCTTGCGGTCGTCGCGATCGACGGGTTTCCGGCCGAGAGCTGGCCGGGGATTCTCAATTCGCTCGACCTGATGCCGCTCACTTACCGGTGGTCGAGCCGCTTCATCTTCCTCGACGACCAGGAAGCGCGTGCAAAGCTCGAACGCACGCGCAAGAAATGGCAGCAGAAGGTGCGGCCGTTCTTCGACCAGCTTTTCCAGACCCAGAGCCGAGCGATCGACCAGGACGCCATGACGATGGTCGCAGAAGCCGAGGACGCCATTGCCGAGGCTTCGTCCCAGCTCGTCGCCTTTGGCTACTACACACCGGTGATCATTCTTTTCGATACCGACGACGCGCGGCTGCGCGACCAGGCCGAGGCGGTGCGCCGGCTTGTCCAGGCCGAAGGGTTTGGCGCCCGCATCGAGACGCTCAACGCGACCGAAGCCTATCTCGGCAGCCTGCCGGGCATCACCTATGCCAATGTCCGCGAGCCGCTCGTCAACACGCGCAATCTGGCGGATCTCATCCCTCTCAACACGGTCTGGTCGGGAAGCACGACTGCGCCGTGCCCGTTCTATCCGACCGGTTCGCCGCCCTTGATGCAGGTCGCCTCGGGCTCGACACCCTTCCGGCTGAACCTGCATGTCGACGATGTGGGGCATACGCTTGTCTTCGGGCCGACCGGATCGGGCAAGTCGACATTGCTCGCGCTGATCGCGGCGCAGTTTCGCCGCTACGAGAACGCGCAGATCTTCGCCTTCGACAAGGGTCGGTCGCTGCGCCCGCTCACGATCGCTGCGGAGGGCGATCATTATGAGGTCGGGGCAGGGGAGGGGACTTCTCTGTCTTTCTGCCCGCTGGCCGAGTTGTCGACCGAGGGAGATCGGGCCTGGGCAAGCGAATGGATCGAGACGCTGATCGCCATGCAGGGGGTCGCGATCACGCCCGATCATCGCAACGCGATCTCACGCCAGGTCGGTCTCATGGCGTCGGCGCGCGGCCGCTCGCTCTCGGATTTCGTGAGCGGGGTGCAGATGCGCGAAATCAAGGACGCGCTCCAAAACTACACGGTCGATGGGCCAATGGGGCAACTCCTCGACGCTGAGGAGGACGGGCTGGCGCTCGGCGCATTCCAGACCTTCGAGATCGAGGAGCTGATGAACATGGGCGAGCGCAATCTCGTGCCCGTGCTGCTTTATCTCTTCCGCAGGATCGAAAAGCGCCTGACAGGCGCGCCCAGCCTCATCGTTCTCGATGAGGCCTGGCTGATGCTCGGCCATCCCACCTTCAGGGACAAGATCCGGGAGTGGCTCAAGGTGCTGCGCAAGGCAAACTGCGCCGTGCTGCTCGCCACGCAGTCGATCTCCGACGCCGAACGTTCGGGCATCATCGACGTGCTCAAGGAGAGCTGCCCGACCAAGATCTGCCTGCCGAATGGTGCTGCGCGAGAGCCGGGCACGCGCGAATTCTATGAGCGCATCGGCTTCAATGAGCGCCAGATCGAGATCGTCGCGACCGCGACGCCGAAGCGTGAATACTATGTCGCAAGCCCCGAGGGCAGGCGGCTTTTCGACATGTCGCTGGGCCCAATCGCGCTCGCCTTCGCAGGCGCCTCGGGCAAGGAAGACCTCAAACGCATCGATCAGCTGCACAAGGATCATGGTCCGGACTGGCCGGCTGCGTGGCTTATGGAAAGGGGAATAGGCAATGCCGAAGCCATTCTTACACGCGATTGA